The proteins below are encoded in one region of Cololabis saira isolate AMF1-May2022 chromosome 21, fColSai1.1, whole genome shotgun sequence:
- the elavl3 gene encoding ELAV-like protein 3 isoform X4 yields the protein MVTQIISTMETQVSNGPSGTSLPNGPVISTNGSTDDSKTNLIVNYLPQNMTQEEFKSLFGSIGEIESCKLVRDKITGQSLGYGFVNYVDPNDADKAINTLNGLKLQTKTIKVSYARPSSASIRDANLYVSGLPKTMSQKDMEQLFSQYGRIITSRILVDQVTAGISRGVGFIRFDKRNEAEEAIKGLNGQKPLGAAEPITVKFANNPSQKTGQALLTQLYQTAARRYTGPLHHQTQRFSVIPSIGKGAEANNSSNTILDNLLNASYGVKRFSPITIDSMTSLAGVNLTGPTGAGWCIFVYNLSPEADESVLWQLFGPFGAVTNVKVIRDFTTNKCKGFGFVTMTNYDEAAMAIASLNGYRLGDRVLQVSFKTSKQHKA from the exons ATGGTTACT CAGATAATCAGCACCATGGAAACCCAGGTGTCCAACGGTCCAAGCGGAACCAGTCTGCCTAATGGCCCCGTCATCAGTACAAATGGCTCTACAGATGACAGCAAAACCAACTTGATCGTCAACTATCTGCCTCAGAACATGACCCAGGAAGAattcaaaagtctgtttggtagCATTGGAGAAATTGAGTCCTGTAAGCTAGTCAGAGACAAGATAACAG GACAGAGTTTGGGTTATGGCTTTGTCAATTATGTGGATCCAAATGATGCGGACAAGGCCATCAACACACTTAACGGTCTCAAATTGCAGACTAAAACAATCAAG GTATCATATGCCCGGCCAAGCTCAGCTTCCATTCGTGATGCCAACCTTTACGTGAGTGGACTCCCCAAAACCATGAGCCAGAAAGACATGGAGCAGCTGTTCTCTCAATACGGTCGAATAATTACATCCCGCATTCTTGTGGACCAAGTTACAG CAGGCATATCACGAGGAGTGGGCTTCATCCGGTTTGACAAGCGAAACGAAGCAGAGGAGGCTATCAAAGGACTGAATGGACAGAAGCCTTTGGGTGCAGCTGAGCCCATAACTGTCAAGTTCGCCAACAACCCCAGCCAGAAGACAGGCCAGGCCTTACTGACTCAGCTGTACCAAACTGCTGCCCGTCGCTACACGGGCCCCCTGCATCATCAGACTCAGCGTTTCAG TGTGATCCCTTCAATTGGAAAGGGAGCAGAAGCAAATAACAGCTCAAACACAAT ACTCGACAATTTACTAAACGCCAGCTACGGAGTGAAGAG ATTCTCGCCCATCACTATTGACAGCATGACCAGCCTGGCCGGGGTCAACCTCACCGGTCCGACTGGAGCCGGCTGGTGTATCTTTGTGTACAACCTGTCTCCCGAGGCGGATGAGAGCGTCCTGTGGCAGCTCTTTGGGCCTTTTGGTGCCGTCACCAATGTCAAAGTCATCCGTGACTTCACCACCAACAAATGCAAGGGCTTTGGCTTTGTCACCATGACCAACTACGACGAAGCCGCCATGGCTATTGCTAGCCTTAATGGCTACCGCCTGGGTGACCGTGTGCTGCAGGTTTCCTTCAAGACCAGCAAGCAGCACAAGGCCTGA
- the elavl3 gene encoding ELAV-like protein 3 isoform X1 — protein sequence MVTQIISTMETQVSNGPSGTSLPNGPVISTNGSTDDSKTNLIVNYLPQNMTQEEFKSLFGSIGEIESCKLVRDKITGQSLGYGFVNYVDPNDADKAINTLNGLKLQTKTIKVSYARPSSASIRDANLYVSGLPKTMSQKDMEQLFSQYGRIITSRILVDQVTAGISRGVGFIRFDKRNEAEEAIKGLNGQKPLGAAEPITVKFANNPSQKTGQALLTQLYQTAARRYTGPLHHQTQRFSVIPSIGKGAEANNSSNTILDNLLNASYGVKSSPILFPRFSPITIDSMTSLAGVNLTGPTGAGWCIFVYNLSPEADESVLWQLFGPFGAVTNVKVIRDFTTNKCKGFGFVTMTNYDEAAMAIASLNGYRLGDRVLQVSFKTSKQHKA from the exons ATGGTTACT CAGATAATCAGCACCATGGAAACCCAGGTGTCCAACGGTCCAAGCGGAACCAGTCTGCCTAATGGCCCCGTCATCAGTACAAATGGCTCTACAGATGACAGCAAAACCAACTTGATCGTCAACTATCTGCCTCAGAACATGACCCAGGAAGAattcaaaagtctgtttggtagCATTGGAGAAATTGAGTCCTGTAAGCTAGTCAGAGACAAGATAACAG GACAGAGTTTGGGTTATGGCTTTGTCAATTATGTGGATCCAAATGATGCGGACAAGGCCATCAACACACTTAACGGTCTCAAATTGCAGACTAAAACAATCAAG GTATCATATGCCCGGCCAAGCTCAGCTTCCATTCGTGATGCCAACCTTTACGTGAGTGGACTCCCCAAAACCATGAGCCAGAAAGACATGGAGCAGCTGTTCTCTCAATACGGTCGAATAATTACATCCCGCATTCTTGTGGACCAAGTTACAG CAGGCATATCACGAGGAGTGGGCTTCATCCGGTTTGACAAGCGAAACGAAGCAGAGGAGGCTATCAAAGGACTGAATGGACAGAAGCCTTTGGGTGCAGCTGAGCCCATAACTGTCAAGTTCGCCAACAACCCCAGCCAGAAGACAGGCCAGGCCTTACTGACTCAGCTGTACCAAACTGCTGCCCGTCGCTACACGGGCCCCCTGCATCATCAGACTCAGCGTTTCAG TGTGATCCCTTCAATTGGAAAGGGAGCAGAAGCAAATAACAGCTCAAACACAAT ACTCGACAATTTACTAAACGCCAGCTACGGAGTGAAGAG TTCTCCTATTCTCTTCCCCAGATTCTCGCCCATCACTATTGACAGCATGACCAGCCTGGCCGGGGTCAACCTCACCGGTCCGACTGGAGCCGGCTGGTGTATCTTTGTGTACAACCTGTCTCCCGAGGCGGATGAGAGCGTCCTGTGGCAGCTCTTTGGGCCTTTTGGTGCCGTCACCAATGTCAAAGTCATCCGTGACTTCACCACCAACAAATGCAAGGGCTTTGGCTTTGTCACCATGACCAACTACGACGAAGCCGCCATGGCTATTGCTAGCCTTAATGGCTACCGCCTGGGTGACCGTGTGCTGCAGGTTTCCTTCAAGACCAGCAAGCAGCACAAGGCCTGA
- the elavl3 gene encoding ELAV-like protein 3 isoform X9 has product MVTIISTMETQVSNGPSGTSLPNGPVISTNGSTDDSKTNLIVNYLPQNMTQEEFKSLFGSIGEIESCKLVRDKITGQSLGYGFVNYVDPNDADKAINTLNGLKLQTKTIKVSYARPSSASIRDANLYVSGLPKTMSQKDMEQLFSQYGRIITSRILVDQVTAGISRGVGFIRFDKRNEAEEAIKGLNGQKPLGAAEPITVKFANNPSQKTGQALLTQLYQTAARRYTGPLHHQTQRFRLDNLLNASYGVKRFSPITIDSMTSLAGVNLTGPTGAGWCIFVYNLSPEADESVLWQLFGPFGAVTNVKVIRDFTTNKCKGFGFVTMTNYDEAAMAIASLNGYRLGDRVLQVSFKTSKQHKA; this is encoded by the exons ATGGTTACT ATAATCAGCACCATGGAAACCCAGGTGTCCAACGGTCCAAGCGGAACCAGTCTGCCTAATGGCCCCGTCATCAGTACAAATGGCTCTACAGATGACAGCAAAACCAACTTGATCGTCAACTATCTGCCTCAGAACATGACCCAGGAAGAattcaaaagtctgtttggtagCATTGGAGAAATTGAGTCCTGTAAGCTAGTCAGAGACAAGATAACAG GACAGAGTTTGGGTTATGGCTTTGTCAATTATGTGGATCCAAATGATGCGGACAAGGCCATCAACACACTTAACGGTCTCAAATTGCAGACTAAAACAATCAAG GTATCATATGCCCGGCCAAGCTCAGCTTCCATTCGTGATGCCAACCTTTACGTGAGTGGACTCCCCAAAACCATGAGCCAGAAAGACATGGAGCAGCTGTTCTCTCAATACGGTCGAATAATTACATCCCGCATTCTTGTGGACCAAGTTACAG CAGGCATATCACGAGGAGTGGGCTTCATCCGGTTTGACAAGCGAAACGAAGCAGAGGAGGCTATCAAAGGACTGAATGGACAGAAGCCTTTGGGTGCAGCTGAGCCCATAACTGTCAAGTTCGCCAACAACCCCAGCCAGAAGACAGGCCAGGCCTTACTGACTCAGCTGTACCAAACTGCTGCCCGTCGCTACACGGGCCCCCTGCATCATCAGACTCAGCGTTTCAG ACTCGACAATTTACTAAACGCCAGCTACGGAGTGAAGAG ATTCTCGCCCATCACTATTGACAGCATGACCAGCCTGGCCGGGGTCAACCTCACCGGTCCGACTGGAGCCGGCTGGTGTATCTTTGTGTACAACCTGTCTCCCGAGGCGGATGAGAGCGTCCTGTGGCAGCTCTTTGGGCCTTTTGGTGCCGTCACCAATGTCAAAGTCATCCGTGACTTCACCACCAACAAATGCAAGGGCTTTGGCTTTGTCACCATGACCAACTACGACGAAGCCGCCATGGCTATTGCTAGCCTTAATGGCTACCGCCTGGGTGACCGTGTGCTGCAGGTTTCCTTCAAGACCAGCAAGCAGCACAAGGCCTGA
- the elavl3 gene encoding ELAV-like protein 3 isoform X6, translating to MVTIISTMETQVSNGPSGTSLPNGPVISTNGSTDDSKTNLIVNYLPQNMTQEEFKSLFGSIGEIESCKLVRDKITGQSLGYGFVNYVDPNDADKAINTLNGLKLQTKTIKVSYARPSSASIRDANLYVSGLPKTMSQKDMEQLFSQYGRIITSRILVDQVTAGISRGVGFIRFDKRNEAEEAIKGLNGQKPLGAAEPITVKFANNPSQKTGQALLTQLYQTAARRYTGPLHHQTQRFRLDNLLNASYGVKSSPILFPRFSPITIDSMTSLAGVNLTGPTGAGWCIFVYNLSPEADESVLWQLFGPFGAVTNVKVIRDFTTNKCKGFGFVTMTNYDEAAMAIASLNGYRLGDRVLQVSFKTSKQHKA from the exons ATGGTTACT ATAATCAGCACCATGGAAACCCAGGTGTCCAACGGTCCAAGCGGAACCAGTCTGCCTAATGGCCCCGTCATCAGTACAAATGGCTCTACAGATGACAGCAAAACCAACTTGATCGTCAACTATCTGCCTCAGAACATGACCCAGGAAGAattcaaaagtctgtttggtagCATTGGAGAAATTGAGTCCTGTAAGCTAGTCAGAGACAAGATAACAG GACAGAGTTTGGGTTATGGCTTTGTCAATTATGTGGATCCAAATGATGCGGACAAGGCCATCAACACACTTAACGGTCTCAAATTGCAGACTAAAACAATCAAG GTATCATATGCCCGGCCAAGCTCAGCTTCCATTCGTGATGCCAACCTTTACGTGAGTGGACTCCCCAAAACCATGAGCCAGAAAGACATGGAGCAGCTGTTCTCTCAATACGGTCGAATAATTACATCCCGCATTCTTGTGGACCAAGTTACAG CAGGCATATCACGAGGAGTGGGCTTCATCCGGTTTGACAAGCGAAACGAAGCAGAGGAGGCTATCAAAGGACTGAATGGACAGAAGCCTTTGGGTGCAGCTGAGCCCATAACTGTCAAGTTCGCCAACAACCCCAGCCAGAAGACAGGCCAGGCCTTACTGACTCAGCTGTACCAAACTGCTGCCCGTCGCTACACGGGCCCCCTGCATCATCAGACTCAGCGTTTCAG ACTCGACAATTTACTAAACGCCAGCTACGGAGTGAAGAG TTCTCCTATTCTCTTCCCCAGATTCTCGCCCATCACTATTGACAGCATGACCAGCCTGGCCGGGGTCAACCTCACCGGTCCGACTGGAGCCGGCTGGTGTATCTTTGTGTACAACCTGTCTCCCGAGGCGGATGAGAGCGTCCTGTGGCAGCTCTTTGGGCCTTTTGGTGCCGTCACCAATGTCAAAGTCATCCGTGACTTCACCACCAACAAATGCAAGGGCTTTGGCTTTGTCACCATGACCAACTACGACGAAGCCGCCATGGCTATTGCTAGCCTTAATGGCTACCGCCTGGGTGACCGTGTGCTGCAGGTTTCCTTCAAGACCAGCAAGCAGCACAAGGCCTGA
- the elavl3 gene encoding ELAV-like protein 3 isoform X2 — protein sequence MVTIISTMETQVSNGPSGTSLPNGPVISTNGSTDDSKTNLIVNYLPQNMTQEEFKSLFGSIGEIESCKLVRDKITGQSLGYGFVNYVDPNDADKAINTLNGLKLQTKTIKVSYARPSSASIRDANLYVSGLPKTMSQKDMEQLFSQYGRIITSRILVDQVTAGISRGVGFIRFDKRNEAEEAIKGLNGQKPLGAAEPITVKFANNPSQKTGQALLTQLYQTAARRYTGPLHHQTQRFSVIPSIGKGAEANNSSNTILDNLLNASYGVKSSPILFPRFSPITIDSMTSLAGVNLTGPTGAGWCIFVYNLSPEADESVLWQLFGPFGAVTNVKVIRDFTTNKCKGFGFVTMTNYDEAAMAIASLNGYRLGDRVLQVSFKTSKQHKA from the exons ATGGTTACT ATAATCAGCACCATGGAAACCCAGGTGTCCAACGGTCCAAGCGGAACCAGTCTGCCTAATGGCCCCGTCATCAGTACAAATGGCTCTACAGATGACAGCAAAACCAACTTGATCGTCAACTATCTGCCTCAGAACATGACCCAGGAAGAattcaaaagtctgtttggtagCATTGGAGAAATTGAGTCCTGTAAGCTAGTCAGAGACAAGATAACAG GACAGAGTTTGGGTTATGGCTTTGTCAATTATGTGGATCCAAATGATGCGGACAAGGCCATCAACACACTTAACGGTCTCAAATTGCAGACTAAAACAATCAAG GTATCATATGCCCGGCCAAGCTCAGCTTCCATTCGTGATGCCAACCTTTACGTGAGTGGACTCCCCAAAACCATGAGCCAGAAAGACATGGAGCAGCTGTTCTCTCAATACGGTCGAATAATTACATCCCGCATTCTTGTGGACCAAGTTACAG CAGGCATATCACGAGGAGTGGGCTTCATCCGGTTTGACAAGCGAAACGAAGCAGAGGAGGCTATCAAAGGACTGAATGGACAGAAGCCTTTGGGTGCAGCTGAGCCCATAACTGTCAAGTTCGCCAACAACCCCAGCCAGAAGACAGGCCAGGCCTTACTGACTCAGCTGTACCAAACTGCTGCCCGTCGCTACACGGGCCCCCTGCATCATCAGACTCAGCGTTTCAG TGTGATCCCTTCAATTGGAAAGGGAGCAGAAGCAAATAACAGCTCAAACACAAT ACTCGACAATTTACTAAACGCCAGCTACGGAGTGAAGAG TTCTCCTATTCTCTTCCCCAGATTCTCGCCCATCACTATTGACAGCATGACCAGCCTGGCCGGGGTCAACCTCACCGGTCCGACTGGAGCCGGCTGGTGTATCTTTGTGTACAACCTGTCTCCCGAGGCGGATGAGAGCGTCCTGTGGCAGCTCTTTGGGCCTTTTGGTGCCGTCACCAATGTCAAAGTCATCCGTGACTTCACCACCAACAAATGCAAGGGCTTTGGCTTTGTCACCATGACCAACTACGACGAAGCCGCCATGGCTATTGCTAGCCTTAATGGCTACCGCCTGGGTGACCGTGTGCTGCAGGTTTCCTTCAAGACCAGCAAGCAGCACAAGGCCTGA